The DNA region GTCCGGGGGTTGTGCGTTGAATTCCGTCGAGAAGAGCGTTCAGAACTGGTAGCGCCGGTCGTCGGGGTCGCCGGACTGGGGGAACTGGTCGGCGCCGGTCATCTCGTCGAAGGTCATCCCGGAGAGGTACTCGTCGTAGGTCACGTCGTACTCGGTGCGGAGGTGGAAGTCGAGGTTGCCGGTCTCGACGGCGCTCCGAAACAGCATGTGGATGCCCCTGCGGACGAGTTCGTCGGGGTCGTCGGTGTCCAGCGCGGCCAGCAGCATGGCGAGCTCGTTGCGCGTCTCGCGGTCCGTCTCGACGGACAGCCGCTCGTCGAGGTCGCTGTACTCGCCCTGTACGTCGTCCTGCAGATCGTCGAGGCTCATACACTCAGCCAGGCGGGGCCGTCGCAAACACCTTACGCTCCCGGGATAGGGGCGGTCAACCGGGACACACCAGCCGGGACGGACCGCGAGCGGTCAGGGGTACACTTCGACGGCGTCGGGGCGGACGACGAACGTGCGGTCCCAGAGGTCGGCGACGAGGACGAAGTCCCCGGACCTCTCGTTCGCCCGGCTGTGGGCGGTCAGGCTGTCGAGCGCGCCCGCGTCGATCTGGTCGTACAGCTGCGGGTCGGCCTCGTCGAGGTCGACGTGGGCGCGTCTGGCGGCCCTGAGGAGCGCGTCGGTCGCCTCCTCGTCGTCGTCGACGGCGGTGCGTGCGATGGGGGTGTCCCCGGGAATCCGGCTCGTCGCGTCCATACCGGACACGGCGGGCGCCACCCCCCTAAACCGGGGTCGTCGCTAGCCCGAGTTCACCCGATTTCAGGTAGTTTTAACCGCGGGACAGCGGTCGGGACCGGGAAAGATGGCCGCCCTCGGGGGAACGCCGTGGACGACCGGGACCGCGGTCCGTGCTCCCGGGGCGGTATCGGCCGGTTCAGCGCTCGGCGACTCGCGCGGGTACCCCGTCGGCCGGCTGGGTCGTCATCTGCGGGTCGAGTTCGAGGTCGGCGAGCGGTTCGAGCCGGTAGCGCCGCCCGATCGTCGCGAGCGCGAGTCGGGCCTCCAGGGCCGCGAACCGCCGGCCGATGCAGTCCCGGGGCCCCGCGCCGAACGGGACGAACGCGTACCCCTTCGACTGCGGGTCCGCGTCGCGCCAGCGCGACGGCCGGAACGCCCCGGGGTCGTCGTAGAAGCGCTCGTCGCGGTGGATCGAGACGACCGAGAGGTGGGTCGTCGTCCCCTCGGGGACCCGGTAGCCGTCGACGGACACGTCCCGGGCGGTCACCCGAGGGATCGTGTGGACCGGCGGGTAGAGCCGCAGCGTCTCCAGGAAGACGCGCTCGGTCACGTCGAGGTCCCGGAGGTCGTCGAACGAGGGGCGGTCGGCGTCGGGCCCCGTGCCGAGCACGTCGTCGAGTTCGGCGTGGAACCGCTCGCGGGCTTCGGGGTGGGTGCCCAGCAGGTGGAGGGCGTAGGTCATCGCCAGCGCGGTCGTGTCGTGGCCGGCGAAGATGAAGCCGGCCACCTGGTCGGCGATCTCCGCGTCGGAGAGCTCGGCGTCGCCGCGCTCGCGGAGCGCCACGAGCGTCGAGAGCAGGTCCTCGCCGACGGACTCGTCGTCGGCCGCGACAGCCGCCTCCCGCTCGGCGAGCAGCCGACGCGCCTCGGCGTCGAGGGTCTCACGGGCGCGGGCGAACCGGCGGCGGGCCGGCGTCGGCACCCACTCCGGGAGCGCCCACGAGGTGGGCTTGAACCAGAGGTTCAGGTCCGAGGCGGCCCGCCGGATCTCCTCGTCGCCGTCGAGGTCCAGCCGGCGGTCGAACAGCGTCGCGAAGAGGTTCTCCAGCGCGAGCGCCCGCAGCTCGTCGTGCAGCGAGACGCGGTCGCCGTCGGCCCAGCGGTCGACCCGGCGTTCGGTCAGCGCGGCCATCTCCTCGGCGTAGCCGCGGACCTTCCCGGGGTAGAAGAACTCCCGGACGGCGTCGTGCTGGCGCTCCCACTGGTCGCCCTCGACCGACAGGAGGTTCTGCCCGAACGCGACCGTGAACACCTCGCCCTTGGCGAAGGCGTCGCGGTCGGTCACCAGGGCGCGCTCGACGTGGTCCGGGTGGGCCAGCACGCAGAGGTCGCCCTCGCCGAGGACGCGGGCCAGCAGGCAGTCGCCGGCGCGGTCGGTCGCCCAGTCGACGAACGCGAACGGGTCGCGGGCGTAGCGGTGCGTGTGCCCGACGACGGGCAACCCCGGCGGTGACGGCGGCCCGTCGCCTGCCGGCCCAGGGCCGCGCGACTCGGTCGGGTCGGCCGACTCGGCCCTCCCCTCTCCCCGGTCCTCGCCGGCGTCGCTCATACCTGCCGGTGGCGAGCCCCCCGGAGGAAAACCTGTCGCAGGGCCGTCGGCCGGCCCCCCGCTCGCGGTGGGGGCTTCCGCGAGGCGACGTTTTATCCCCGCAGTCGCCATGGGTGGCCCATGGACGTTCTCATCATCGGCGGCACCGGGCTGATAAGCACCGGCATCGCGCGCCAGGCGGTCGACGCCGGCCACGACGTGACCGCGTTCCACCGCGGCGAGACCGACGCGGACCTGCCCGACGCGGTCGCCCACGTCCACGGCGACCGCAACGACGACGACCGACTGGCCGAGGTGGCCGAGGCGGTCGACCCCGAGGTCGTCGTCGACATGGTGTGTTTCTCGCCGGAGCAGGCCCGGAGCGCCGTCGAGGCCTTCGCGGGCGTCGAGCAGTTCGTCTTCTGCTCGACGGTCGACGTGTACCACCGGCCGCTGGACGCCAACCCCGCGACCGAGGACGCCCCGCGCGAACCGCCGGTCAGCGACTACGGGGCCGACAAGGCCGAGTGCGAGGACGTCTTCTTCGACGCCCACGGGGACGCCTTCGCGACGACGGTGATCCGGCCGTGGAGCACCTACGGGGAGGGCGGCCCGGTCATCCACACGATGGGCTGGGGCACCTACTACCTCGACCGCGTGCGGAAGGGCGAGCCTATCGTCGTCCACGGCGACGGCGCGACGCTGTGGGGCCCCTGCCACCGCGACGACGTGGCCGCCGCGTTCGTGAACGCCGTCGGCAACGAGACCGCCTACGGCGAGGCCTACCACGTCACCAGCGAGGAGGTCATCTCCTGGAACCAGTACCACGAGTACGTCGCCGACGCGATGGACGCGCCGGAACCGGACCTCGTCTACGTCCCGACCGACAAGCTCGTGGAGGCGGTCCCGGACCGGACGGACCCGCTACTCGACCACTTCCAGTACTCGACGGTGTTCGACAACAGCAAGGCGAGACGGGACCTGGACTTCGAGTACACCATCTCGTTCCGCGAGGGCGTCGAGCGGACCATCGACGACCTGCAGCGGCGCGACGCCATCGACGACTACGACAGCGAGAACGACGGCGAGATCGTCGACGCCTGGCGCGACTCCACGCGGTCGTTCGTCGAGGCGTTCGACGGCTGAACGGCGGGGACCGGCGGATATCGGGAGTGGTCGAGCTTCGGGGCGGTCGAGCCGTCAATCGATGTCGTACCGGACGATCTCCTCCGAGCCGCAGGCGCCGCAGACGGACGTGTCGGCGTCGACGGTGGTCCCGCAGCGCCGACACTCGGCGACGACGGTCCCGGGCTCGGCGCGTGTGACGAGCGAGGCGAACAGTCCCACGGCGATCACTCCGGATGCACCGGCTTCTCGCAGTTCGGACACTCGGCGAACAGCTTCGGCCAGTCGCCCTCCGAGTCGTAGCGGATCAGCAGGTTCGCCGACGGGATCATCACCTCGCAGTTCGGACACGCGCCGAGCGTCTCCCCCCGAAGTTCTCGGTCCTCTGTCCCGGCCATGTTCCGGGGTATCATCCCCCCATCCGTTGTTATATCCCGTATAACACCGGGAACGTGAGGGATTATCCCGTGCCTACGGGGATAGGCGGCGGTTACTCGACGGCGACGACTTCGACCTCGAAGGTCAGCCGTTCGCCGGCGAGCTCGTGGTTGAAGTCGACGGTGACCGCCTCGTCGTCGGCGTCGACGACCTCGCCCGGCAGTCCCTCCTCGGTCTGGATCTCCAGCCCCTCCTCGATCTCGCGGCCGCCGAGCATCTCCGCGAACTCGTCGGCGTCGTACTCGACGACGCGGTCGTCGGTGCGCTCGCCGTACGCCTGTTCGGGCTCGATCTCGACGGTGTCCTCCTCGCCGGCCGCCATGCCGACGAGGCCGTCTTCGAGCCCCTCGATGATGCGGCCCGAGCCGATCTCGACGGTCAGCGGCTGGTAGTCGCGGCCGGGCTGGTCCTCGGCCAGCCCCTCCTCCTCCGCGACGGACTCCAGCGACGTGTCGAAGACGCTGCCGTCGTCCAGTCGCCCCGTGTACTCGATCGTTACCGTGTCGCCCGTGGAAATAGCCATACCGTCCGAAGCGGTGGCCGACGGATAAGCCTGCGGTCTGAGCCGCGGAGCGGGACCCACCGCCGCAAGCGGTCGAGGGCGGCCATCGGAGTCCGAGCGCCCGCCGTCACGCCTCCCCGTGACCGCCCAGGAGCCGGTCGACCGCGAGCACGAGCGCGGCGACGAGGAGCCAGAAGGTCGGGACGGCCGCGAGCAGTACGACCCAGTGCGGTACCGGGGGCGACGCCCCGACCCCGTGGAGCGGGCACCAGTGGAGCGGAGCCGAGAGGACGTACGAGCGGACCATCGTTGCGCTGGCGGTCGACGTTTCGGAGGCGGTTCAGACGCGGTCGTCCGCGTCGTCGCGGTCTCGCGTCCCGGTTCTATAGACGTAGTACCCGGCGGCGACGAACAGGAGGCTGACCGCGATCCAGTGAGGGTTGTACCGACCGCCGAGTGACAACGGTCGGCCGCCCGACCCCATGGGCCGATGGAGGCCCAGGACCGCGTGGTTGACGACGGCGTCGAACACGTCGAACGCGCCGAGCCCGACGACCGCGGCGCCGACCAGCGGTCGCACGGCCAGCGGGGCGTCCGTCCGCCGTTCGGACCGCCAGAGGAGCCCCGCCCCGACCCCCGCGACGGTGAGCATCCCGAGCGAGAACAGCCCGTCCGCGAGGACGTTCGTCCGGAGACCGGCCAGCGTGTCCATCGGGTAGATCCCGGAGAGGAGATAGTGCCACTGCAGGACGTGGTGCAGGACGAGCACGTCGATCAGCCCGCTGAAGCCGAACCCGAACACGCCCGCCGCGAGGAGCGCTCGCCGGGGCGGCGACCGTCGCGACCGGTCGGCGGCCGCGGTCGTCCGTTCGCTCACTGTGCGTCGGGTTCGCCCGCGACGCGGAAACGTCTGGTTGCGACTTGATCGGGAGTTACTCGACCGCCACCTCGCTTACGCGTTCGTCTCGTACAGCTCGCCGTCGTCGTACCGCGCCTCGAAGATGCGGTCGAACTGGTCGTCGGAGATGGACACGTCGATGGCGCCCATGTTCTCGTCCAGTTGCTCCACGGTTCGGGCGCCGACGATGGGCACGCAGTCGAACTCCCGCTGGTCCATCAGCCACCGGAGCGCGACCTGCGCGGGCGAGGCGTCGACCTCGTCGGCCACCTCGCGCACCGCGTCGAGGACGTGCCAGCCGCGCTCGGAGACGTACCAGTCCTCGAACATCGGGTCCAGATCCGCGCGGGTCCCCTCGTCGGCGTCGAGGTCGTAGGTGCCGTCGCCGACGCGCTCGTACTTGCCGGTGAGGAAGCCGCCGGCCAGCGGCGAGTACGGGCAGACCGCGAGGTTCTGGTCGGCGCAGACATCCAGGTACTCGGCCACGTCCTCGTAGTAGGCGGCGTGGAACAGGGGCTGGGTGACGGAGAAGGCCTCGTAGTTGTTCACGTCGGCCTGCCACAGGCCCTTGGTGAGCTTCCAGGCGTCACAGGTCGAGATGCCGACGTAGTGGACCTTCCCCTCCGAGATCAGGTCGTCGACGGCCCGCAAGGTCCGTTCGATGGGCGTCTCGTCGTCGAAGCGGTGCAGGTAGAGGATGTCCAGGTAGTCCGTGCCCAGTCGGTCGAGCGAGCCCTCGACCTCCGCCTTGACGTTCTTCTTCGAGAGGTTCTCCTGGAACCGCGAGACCGTGGACCAGAAGCACTTCGAGGCGACGACGTAGTCCTCGCGGTCGCGCTCGTCGAGCCACTCGCCGATCCAGCGCTCGGAGTCGCCGCCGCCGTAGCCGTTGGCGGTGTCGATGAAGTTCCCCCCGCGGTCGGCGTAGGCGTCGAGGAGTTCGTGGGCCTCCTCGCGGCCCGTCTCGACGACGCCGTCGTGTTCCTTGCCGAACCGCCACGTCCCGAAACAGACGGGCGAGACCTGCAGGCCGGTCTCCCCGAGTCGTCTGTACTCCATACCGGCCGATAGGGCGCCGCTCGCTTAGTGGTTGGTTTCGCGGAACCGCGGGAGCCGTCGAACCCTGCCGGTGGCCGACAGGCGCCGAGAACCGGGCTAAAGCGGCCAGCACGCGCCGGGTCCGACCTTTTCCGGCGGCCGGCCCAACGGGGGGGTATGCGGTTCCTGCAGCTGTCGGTGCCCCGGGAGCGCCGCGAGGCGGTGCTGGCGGTCCTCGACGGGCACGACCTGGGGTACACCGTCGCCGAGGGCGACGGGGCGAAGGAGGGCCACGCCCTCGTCTCCGTCGTCGTCCCCGCCGACGCTGTCGAGCGCGTCCTCGACGACCTCGGGGAGGCCGGCTACGACAGGGACACCTACACGGTCTCCATCGAGGCGGAGTTCGCGAGCTTCGAGGGCATCGACGCGGTGCAGTCCCACTGGGCGGAGACGCCCAACCGGATCGCCCCGCGGACGCTCCGGTCGAAGGCCAGGGACATGCGACCGAACACGCGGTCGTACGTGTGGCTGATGTTCCTGAGTACTGTCATCGCCACCGCGGGGCTGCTCATCGGCTCGCCGGCCGTCCTCGTCGGCTCGATGGTGCTGGCGCCGCTGGTGGCCCCGATGCTCGCCGCGAGCATCGGCGCGGTCCGCAACGACCGGGCGATGGTCGCCGACAGCCTCCGCCAGCAGGCGGTCGGCCTCGGCGTCGCCGTCCTCGGGGCGGTCGCCGCGAGCCTGCTGATCAGGTACCTTGCCATCGTCTCGGTGACGCTCGACGTGACGACGGTCGACCTGTTCGCGGTGCGGCTCTCGCCGGGCCTGCTGTCGGTGGTCGTCGGCCTCGCCGCCGGCGCGGCCGGCGCCTTCGGGCTGACGACGAAGGGCAACGTCAGCATCGTCGGCGTGATGGTCGCCGCCGCCCTGGTCCCGACGGCCGCGGTCGTGGGGATCGGCGTCGCATGGGGCGCCGCGAGCGTCGCCGTCGGCGCGCTCGTGTTGCTCGGGCTGACCATTGTCGCCGTCAACGTCGGCGGCTACCTCATGCTGCGCTACCTCGGCTACCACCCCGAGG from Halosimplex halophilum includes:
- a CDS encoding NAD-dependent epimerase/dehydratase family protein, encoding MDVLIIGGTGLISTGIARQAVDAGHDVTAFHRGETDADLPDAVAHVHGDRNDDDRLAEVAEAVDPEVVVDMVCFSPEQARSAVEAFAGVEQFVFCSTVDVYHRPLDANPATEDAPREPPVSDYGADKAECEDVFFDAHGDAFATTVIRPWSTYGEGGPVIHTMGWGTYYLDRVRKGEPIVVHGDGATLWGPCHRDDVAAAFVNAVGNETAYGEAYHVTSEEVISWNQYHEYVADAMDAPEPDLVYVPTDKLVEAVPDRTDPLLDHFQYSTVFDNSKARRDLDFEYTISFREGVERTIDDLQRRDAIDDYDSENDGEIVDAWRDSTRSFVEAFDG
- a CDS encoding FKBP-type peptidyl-prolyl cis-trans isomerase; the protein is MAISTGDTVTIEYTGRLDDGSVFDTSLESVAEEEGLAEDQPGRDYQPLTVEIGSGRIIEGLEDGLVGMAAGEEDTVEIEPEQAYGERTDDRVVEYDADEFAEMLGGREIEEGLEIQTEEGLPGEVVDADDEAVTVDFNHELAGERLTFEVEVVAVE
- a CDS encoding DUF7837 family putative zinc-binding protein, producing the protein MAGTEDRELRGETLGACPNCEVMIPSANLLIRYDSEGDWPKLFAECPNCEKPVHPE
- a CDS encoding HalOD1 output domain-containing protein, translating into MDATSRIPGDTPIARTAVDDDEEATDALLRAARRAHVDLDEADPQLYDQIDAGALDSLTAHSRANERSGDFVLVADLWDRTFVVRPDAVEVYP
- a CDS encoding aldo/keto reductase gives rise to the protein MEYRRLGETGLQVSPVCFGTWRFGKEHDGVVETGREEAHELLDAYADRGGNFIDTANGYGGGDSERWIGEWLDERDREDYVVASKCFWSTVSRFQENLSKKNVKAEVEGSLDRLGTDYLDILYLHRFDDETPIERTLRAVDDLISEGKVHYVGISTCDAWKLTKGLWQADVNNYEAFSVTQPLFHAAYYEDVAEYLDVCADQNLAVCPYSPLAGGFLTGKYERVGDGTYDLDADEGTRADLDPMFEDWYVSERGWHVLDAVREVADEVDASPAQVALRWLMDQREFDCVPIVGARTVEQLDENMGAIDVSISDDQFDRIFEARYDDGELYETNA
- a CDS encoding DUF2243 domain-containing protein, which produces MFGFGFSGLIDVLVLHHVLQWHYLLSGIYPMDTLAGLRTNVLADGLFSLGMLTVAGVGAGLLWRSERRTDAPLAVRPLVGAAVVGLGAFDVFDAVVNHAVLGLHRPMGSGGRPLSLGGRYNPHWIAVSLLFVAAGYYVYRTGTRDRDDADDRV
- a CDS encoding cytochrome P450, which produces MSDAGEDRGEGRAESADPTESRGPGPAGDGPPSPPGLPVVGHTHRYARDPFAFVDWATDRAGDCLLARVLGEGDLCVLAHPDHVERALVTDRDAFAKGEVFTVAFGQNLLSVEGDQWERQHDAVREFFYPGKVRGYAEEMAALTERRVDRWADGDRVSLHDELRALALENLFATLFDRRLDLDGDEEIRRAASDLNLWFKPTSWALPEWVPTPARRRFARARETLDAEARRLLAEREAAVAADDESVGEDLLSTLVALRERGDAELSDAEIADQVAGFIFAGHDTTALAMTYALHLLGTHPEARERFHAELDDVLGTGPDADRPSFDDLRDLDVTERVFLETLRLYPPVHTIPRVTARDVSVDGYRVPEGTTTHLSVVSIHRDERFYDDPGAFRPSRWRDADPQSKGYAFVPFGAGPRDCIGRRFAALEARLALATIGRRYRLEPLADLELDPQMTTQPADGVPARVAER
- a CDS encoding DUF389 domain-containing protein — protein: MRFLQLSVPRERREAVLAVLDGHDLGYTVAEGDGAKEGHALVSVVVPADAVERVLDDLGEAGYDRDTYTVSIEAEFASFEGIDAVQSHWAETPNRIAPRTLRSKARDMRPNTRSYVWLMFLSTVIATAGLLIGSPAVLVGSMVLAPLVAPMLAASIGAVRNDRAMVADSLRQQAVGLGVAVLGAVAASLLIRYLAIVSVTLDVTTVDLFAVRLSPGLLSVVVGLAAGAAGAFGLTTKGNVSIVGVMVAAALVPTAAVVGIGVAWGAASVAVGALVLLGLTIVAVNVGGYLMLRYLGYHPEEAGGPLLDPESAAETARFAATVVAVVAVVAVVLAGSVQHVRYEYAVTQATSDVITDDEYGQLSLRGVTVQYAGISPVETPTTVSVGLTRVSDESYPSLPNELARQISDRTGEDVTVLVTYTDYERSNATGSASGTDPAGTTAGAGATSLARPAVTG